TGTTCATTTCTTCCCTcctttccagctctgctcccagtttTGTCTCGTGTCTCCcccttcaccttcccctgcagtttTGTTCCTCCCAGCTGGAAATATCTCCAGCTGCACACGTAGGGCACGgtctggagggggggtgggggttacTTCTAAGTTAActaaacacctttttttttttttttttttttgatctgcAAGTTAAACTTCGTGGTTTGGCTGTCTCACCTTAAGGTCTGGTTGAACAGGGGGTGTAATATGAATGGGACTGAGGGGGAGGCTTTATTTCCTGTCATGTTTATAGGCTCACTACAAAGAGGACTTTCAGTGGGGTATTTGTAGCGTTTCCTGCTTCTCTTCACATATTTTAACTACCTTGTGAGTTCTCCATAACATAAGGGTGTAGTGTGTTCTAGTCAGCACTGGCTTTCCTTTGATCCCACCAGGGTGAAAGCGAGTAGAGGGCTCGAGTGGGACTGTGTGTGGGGTAGCTTAAGTCATACAGTAAACAGGTAAAGATGTCTTTGAGGAACAGGTAGCAGCTGAGGGTGCTTGGTTTTGTCTAAAGATCTAGCTGTATCTTCTAATGGGGAATTATTAAACGTGTTTAGTAAGCACATTAACCTTAAGGGTATGCTGCAGGCGATAAACGCCAGGAAATTCAGAGGAACACTTACGCTGGAGTAAACCTGCGGGAACAGCCCATTTAATTAAGGCGCAGGCCTGTGCTCCGGTGTGCTCTTTGCCCCTTGCTGCTGTGAATCTACTTGGGTTAGAATCTGAGCCCTTCTCTCTTGCATGTagcctctgctgctggcctgcacTCTGGAGTTATTCTTCTCTTTGTGATGTTTTATTTGGTTGAATTTGGTGCTGTGATTGTGGCTTGGAGGCTGAGCGAGAAGTGAACCTGGGCCTGAAATGGAGAGGTGCTGATCAGAACACAAATAGGTTCATAACAGAAAGGCATGAGAAATGAAAAGCAGAAGGTGGATCAGATTATGTTTCAGATGGCTACCTTGCCATCCTCTTCTCCAGTTTGAGAGAGATTATAGTGTCGTCATCTTCTGTGTCCCACCAAGGCATGAGCTAGACTGAACATCTGCATTAACTTGTTTATATATAGCAATGTACCCAGGTGGGTATTGCCTGACAGCTTTCTATGAGTAGTACCTTGCCGTTTCCATACTGCATCAGGCCATATCCCAGAGTGCTGTCTCGGTTTATCTATCCGACTGCATAACAGCCAACTAGAGATTAAACTTGCCCACGGgggaagttttttttcttcttcctgggcagttagtggttggcttatgccctgaagcatgagattatcTATTCTTAAAGTCTTAGTCCAGCTAGTGAAACTGCAGATATTCTTTATCAATCGTTCTAAATTAAAGCTGGGGATAGGCTGGAATATGCAGGATTGGAAAGGGAGCTCCCCGTGAAGCTGCCAGCCCGAAGGAGTTTGGTGGCTTCTCTGAGTAGTGCACCATTAAATAGAACATTGAAAGGCAAATTGGTTAGTGCAGCATTGTGTAGATAGTGGAGCATCCTATTGAGTACTAGAATAGTGCAACTCAATGTGAGCTGAATGCTGTGCTGGCCTATATGAAGTTTTgggttgtggtgtttttttttgtttttttttttttgccacttatCGCAGATGTGTGAGACCGTTGCAGCAATGAGTGGGAGACTAACCCATCAATTTCTGCTGAATCCAAAGTCACCTGTTAACGGGaaactaaggcctgggctacactggcgctttacagtgctgcaactttctcactcaggggtgtgaaaaaacacccccctgagtgcagcaagttacagcgctgtaaagcctcagtgtaaacagtgccgcagcactgggagtgcggctcgcagcgctgggagtgcggctcgcagcgctgtaagctaatccccacggggaggtggagtacctgcagcgctgggagagctctctcccagcgctggcgctgcgaccacactcgctcttcaaagcgctgccgtgggagcgctcccgcgtcagcgctgtacagctgcaagtgtagccataccctaatatGAAAGCTGGAGCTtttgagcagggcctgggatagTGGTCCAGTAGGAATATTGGTACCCTCCTTCTTCCTAAGAGGTGGTGGTGGAATTCTTGCCAGAGGATTGGCCTGCTCCTGGGCCTCGCTGTTACCTCACtctctttgtcttgtatctgctTCTGGCTAATAGGTTTAGTCTTCTTACTAGGAGGTATGTTTTCTTAGTTCTCTGTTATGCATCTAGAGGATTCCAACTCCTGCGAAGCCTTCTTTGTAAGGCAGAAAACGTGATACCTTTCATTGGGACAATGAGTAAATTATGCACAAGTTTGTAGGCTCCAGTGATCCTCCCTTCAGCAGGTTGGCAGTCTCTGTAACCAAACAATCGCATTATGTACTTGGGCCAGATTTGCTAAGAGACCTATATGGCTACAAACACTTTTGGGTACTGTGATCTGTCTGTAAGTGGGCCTTTGCTCTAGTCTAATGGGTTAATGTTGTGTGGCCCATCATAAGCTGAGTAGTTGTTTCCCTGGAGCCCTCTTGTTCTTCCTAGTCTCAAAATAAGCAGATATCTTATTCAGTGAGGCTGTTTCATTTCTACAGCTGTGGTGTCAGGTACGCTACCAGAGTTGGGGATTGGAAGTAAATCCTGAGATATCAGAGACTATTTCCCCAAGTGAGCCTGTGGTACTCAGCTAGTCCTAACTGGATCAGAGTGGACTCCGCTTGTGAGGCGAGATTTCAGTGTAAAACTTGATTGGCTTCTCGCATACAGCCGTGGGCATCTACCCCCGTGGGCTGCACAACAGTGAGACGACGTTTTGGTTTTAGTAGATGTGTTGAACCTCAGCAGAGCCTGTCTCGCTCCTGTGCAGTGATGTATGTTTTTTTATAAAGGTTTGTGGAGGGCAGTGTTTTTAGCCCGATTTGGGGCTGTATGTCTGCTTGAGTGAGGTTTATGTGAAATAACTAGAAAGGTTGGACTTGGCTTTTGGCGAGCAAGCCACTTTTACCATCACTAGCCAGTGGTTTCATAACAAGTGAATGTGTGGGGATTTGAAATTGAAATGTTGGTTACATTAATCCAGTTGACGATATAGTCTTCTCTGCTGAGAATTTAGGAACGAGATGGTGACAGGTCATCTGTAGTCTCAATCTGTGCCCCAAACGGGGACGAAGACTCCCCAGACACTCTGtaaactgaaacagccacagccaCAAGTACACAAGCTTCCCTTTCTGGGCCACCACACTTGATTGAAAATGTGGGGAGCCAAAAAACATGGCTGCCAGTCCTTAGGACAAGGTCAGTCTAATGGGACTGTCAGGGCAGGActtggtcccttctggtcctagGTAAAACTTGCCCCAAACTGTGTGTTCAGTTCGTTTCCCCCCCTTTTTGCGTAAGTGTGGCTTGCATAGACTAGATAGAAGAGATTATTTTTAGTCTGATCCATGGGTTAAACTTAAGGCTTGAACACACAGTTGTCTTGCTTACCTGTGGGAACTGATGTGAGCTGTCTTCTTTCCTTGCAGAGTTGTTCCTTGGAGTGTGTTCCTCACCTTCCCCAATGTGAGCGCATTGGGTCAACACGGACAAGGGCCTCCTCTTGTCTTCAAGACACTCTTGCTTCTGGTTTCCATTTAGTTTATCCAAAAAACTTGAGACAGGATCTAATGCAAAgcgctccctgctgctgctacctagAGAGTGGGCTggattccccacccccagttcagGACCAGCTGCTGGGAATCAGTATCTTCTGAATTGATCCCCTCAACCGAGAAGCTGAAGCTGTGTCTGCTAAAACCCCATTTCTTTTTCCCAAGCATGTCAGaaagctggcagcagcagcaacaacagcagcagcagcagcaaccacaaCAGCAACAACATCACGCCGGGACAGCAGCTCTCCCAGAGCACTCGATCCCTTCGAGCACAGCTGAGAACCCTTTGGGTTGCGCTGTCTACGGCATCCTGCTCCAACCAGACCCCAATCCGCAGCATCACCAGCCCCCCCCGATCCAGGCTGGAGAGCCGTCCCACAAATGCGGCGTGTGCGGCCACGACCTCACTCACCTGTCCAACCCACATGAGCaccagtgtctgccagggcacgACCGCTCCTTCCAGTGCACTCAGTGCCTGAAGATCTTCCACCAGGCCACTGACCTTCTTGAGCACCAGTGCATCCAGGTGGAACAGAAGCCCTTCGTGTGTGGGGTCTGCAAAATGGGCTTCTCCCTGCTGACCTCCCTAGCCCAGCACCACAACGTCCATAATGGCAGCGCCATGAAGTGCTCCATCTGTGAGAAGACCTACAAGCCGTCTGAGGCAGAGCACTCCCAGGCCCTCGACTCGTTGGAGAAGCCCTACACCTGCTCCATTTGCCAGAAGACCTTCAAGCACCTCTCGGAGCTCTCGCGGCACGAGCGCATCCACACCGGCGAGAAACCTTACAAGTGCACCCTGTGCGACAAGAGCTTCAGTCAGTCGTCGCACCTGGTGCACCACAAGCGGACGCACAGCTCAGAGCGGCCGTACAAGTGCACGGTGTGTGAGAAGACCTTCAAGCACCGCTCGCACCTGGTGCGCCACATGTACGCCCACTCGGGCGAGCACCTCTTCAAGTGCAGCGTCTGCGAGCTGCACTTCAAGGAGTCGTCGGAGCTGCTGCACCACCAGTGCACGCCCAGCGGGGAGCGCCCCTTCCGCTGCGGCGAGTGCCACAAGTCCTTCAAGCGCCCCTCGGACCTGCGGCAGCACGAGCGCACGCACAGCGAGGAGCGCCCCTTCAAGTGCGACCTGTGCCAGATGAGCTTCAAGCAGCAGTACGCGCTCATGCGCCACCGCCGCACCCACAAGGTGGAGGAACCCTTCAAGTGCAACCTGTGCGAGAAGGGCTTCGTGCAGCCCTCGCACCTGGTCTATCACCAACACGTGCACGGCATAGAGAACCTCTTCAAGTGCAACGTGTGCCAGAAGGGCTTCAATCAGTCCTCAGAGCTGCTGCGGCACAAGTGCGTGCAGAATGCCGAGCGGCCCTTCAAGTGCACCGTGTGCAACAAGTCCTACAAGAGGTCCTCGGCCCTGCAGAAGCACCAGCTGTCGCACTGCGCTGAGAAGCCGCTCAAGTGCACCCTGTGCGAGAGACGCTTCTTCTCCTCCTCGGAGTTCGTGCAGCACCGCTGTGACCCGGTGCGCGAGAAACCCCTCAAGTGCCCCGACTGCGAGAAGCGGTTCAAATACGCCTCCGACCTCCAGCGGCACCGGCGCGTGCACACGGGCGAGAAGCCTTACAAGTGCCCGTCGTGCGAGAAGGCCTTCAAGCAGCGTGAGCACCTCAACAAGCACCACAGCGTGCATGCCCGGGAGCAGCAGTACAAGTGCATGTGGTGTGGGGAGAGGTTCCTGGACTTGGGCTTGCTGCAGGAACACAGCGTCCAGCACACTGCCGAGGGGGCGTACCAGGTGGCGGCCTGTTTGCCGTGAGGCACCTTGGCAGGCTTCAGCGTGCATGCAAACCTCCTCAACagccctcttcccttccctgatCATACAGGATTGATACCCGTACTTAGGTGGGGCAGCGGGAGATGGGCTGCCGGCCTGGTTGATAATGCTCTGGTCACTTTGTTCTAGTCCAC
This Gopherus evgoodei ecotype Sinaloan lineage chromosome 12, rGopEvg1_v1.p, whole genome shotgun sequence DNA region includes the following protein-coding sequences:
- the ZNF319 gene encoding zinc finger protein 319: MSESWQQQQQQQQQQQPQQQQHHAGTAALPEHSIPSSTAENPLGCAVYGILLQPDPNPQHHQPPPIQAGEPSHKCGVCGHDLTHLSNPHEHQCLPGHDRSFQCTQCLKIFHQATDLLEHQCIQVEQKPFVCGVCKMGFSLLTSLAQHHNVHNGSAMKCSICEKTYKPSEAEHSQALDSLEKPYTCSICQKTFKHLSELSRHERIHTGEKPYKCTLCDKSFSQSSHLVHHKRTHSSERPYKCTVCEKTFKHRSHLVRHMYAHSGEHLFKCSVCELHFKESSELLHHQCTPSGERPFRCGECHKSFKRPSDLRQHERTHSEERPFKCDLCQMSFKQQYALMRHRRTHKVEEPFKCNLCEKGFVQPSHLVYHQHVHGIENLFKCNVCQKGFNQSSELLRHKCVQNAERPFKCTVCNKSYKRSSALQKHQLSHCAEKPLKCTLCERRFFSSSEFVQHRCDPVREKPLKCPDCEKRFKYASDLQRHRRVHTGEKPYKCPSCEKAFKQREHLNKHHSVHAREQQYKCMWCGERFLDLGLLQEHSVQHTAEGAYQVAACLP